A single genomic interval of Lathyrus oleraceus cultivar Zhongwan6 chromosome 7, CAAS_Psat_ZW6_1.0, whole genome shotgun sequence harbors:
- the LOC127107257 gene encoding receptor protein kinase TMK1, which produces MIKLELDFRGSYNLVILLVFSIVIIPTTCQDADVMNILKSTINSPLTFQWTDPDVCKWRRIQCDSSKRVTAIQLGSQTLQGFLPKELGKLTNLQRFECQSNALTGAFPYLSKSLQRLVIHDNKFSFIPGDFFTGMSNLQEVRIDDNPFSPWQIPNSLRDCVALQTFSAQSAGIVGTIPNFFGRDGPFPGLIFLALSNNFLEGVLPASLSGSSIETLLVNGQNGNNKLNGTLAVIQNMESLKQIWANGNSFTGPIPDLSRLHQLSDVNLRDNQLTGVVPPSLVNLPSLQVVNLTNNYLQGSPPKFRDGVGVDNNMEGSRNQFCTNVSGQPCSSLVNVLLSVIEPLGYPLKFAESWQGNDPCANKWLGVVCSGGNISVINFQSMGITGTISPSFASLSSLTKLLLANNSLVGTIPNQLTSMPLLQELDVSNNHLYGRVPSFPKGVVLKFGGNPDIGKDKPSTTASSYGFEGSGSKNNAVGITIMILVGAIVLLGVGALLFIKFWKRPDNDWRKSRSRHEIMVDHKYQWDENVMNASVAGGGGGGGEGGGALSPTGNMVISIQVLRQVTYNFRKENIIGKGGFGTVYKGELHDGTQIAVKRMQSGITDETKPNEFTSEIAVLTKVRHKHLVALLGYCLDGNERLLVYEYMPQGALSKHLFNCKEEGIKPLEWKTRLSIALDVARGVEYLHGLTEQIFIHRDLKPSNILLGEDMRAKVSDFGLVRLAPEGKASFQTRLAGTFGYMAPEYAAMGRLTTKADVYSFGVILMEMVTGRKALDESQPEENIHLVTWFRRMLLNKDSFQTMIDKTIEIDEETYESINTVAELAGHCSAREPYQRPDMSHVVNVLSSLVEVWKPIVQEVDDVYGINFDMTLPEALQRWQAFEGKSTINLTLSPSSLQTSGDNTHSTTSPNVSSSNP; this is translated from the exons ATGATAAAACTTGAATTGGATTTTAGAGGCTCTTACAATTTGGTTATACTTTTGGTGTTTTCTATTGTAATTATCCCTACAACATGTCAAGATGCAGATGTTATGAATATTTTGAAAAGCACCATAAATTCTCCACTTACCTTCCAATGGACAGATCCCGACGTATGCAAATGGAGACGTATTCAATGTGATTCGAGCAAACGCGTGACTGCAATTCAATTAGGGAGCCAGACCCTTCAAGGTTTTCTCCCCAAGGAACTGGGGAAGTTGACGAATTTACAACGGTTTGAGTGTCAGAGCAACGCCCTCACGGGCGCATTCCCTTACCTCTCGAAATCATTACAAAGGCTTGTAATTCACGACAACAAATTCAGTTTCATTCCCGGCGATTTCTTCACGGGAATGAGCAATTTGCAAGAAGTAAGAATTGACGATAACCCGTTTTCTCCATGGCAGATTCCTAATTCTCTTAGAGATTGTGTTGCACTCCAAACCTTCAGTGCTCAAAGTGCTGGAATTGTTGGGACCATCCCAAATTTTTTTGGCCGAGATGGTCCTTTCCCGGGTTTGATTTTCTTGGCACTGTCTAATAATTTTTTAGAAGGTGTTTTGCCTGCAAGTCTTTCTGGAAGTTCAATAGAGACTCTTTTGGTGAATGGCCAAAATGGCAATAATAAACTCAATGGTACCCTTGCTGTGATACAAAATATGGAGTCTTTGAAACAAATATGGGCTAATGGTAACTCGTTTACTGGTCCTATACCTGATTTATCGCGCCTTCATCAATTATCTGATGTAAATTTAAGAGATAACCAGTTGACAGGTGTTGTTCCGCCTTCTCTTGTGAATCTCCCGAGTTTGCAAGTGGTGAATTTAACAAACAATTATCTTCAAGGTTCACCTCCCAAGTTTAGAGACGGTGTTGGAGTTGATAATAATATGGAAGGGAGTAGAAATCAATTCTGCACCAATGTTTCGGGGCAGCCATGTAGTTCTCTTGTGAATGTTTTGTTATCAGTTATTGAACCTTTGGGTTATCCTTTGAAGTTTGCTGAAAGTTGGCAGGGGAATGATCCATGCGCTAATAAATGGTTAGGTGTAGTTTGTTCTGGTGGAAATATTTCAGTTATAAATTTTCAGAGCATGGGAATAACTGGAACTATTTCTCCTAGTTTTGCTAGTCTTTCGTCTTTGACAAAATTGCTTCTCGCGAACAATAGTCTCGTCGGTACTATACCGAATCAGCTTACTAGTATGCCTCTTCTGCAAGAATTGGATGTTTCTAATAATCATTTGTATGGTCGTGTTCCATCGTTTCCTAAAGGCGTGGTTCTGAAATTTGGTGGAAATCCTGATATTGGAAAGGATAAACCCAGTACTACTGCAAGTAGCTACGGGTTTGAAGGTAGTGGTAGTAAAAACAATGCTGTTGGCATCACAATTATGATTTTGGTGGGGGCTATTGTTTTACTTGGTGTTGGGGCATTACTATTTATTAAGTTTTGGAAAAGGCCGGACAATGATTGGAGGAAAAGTAGAAGTCGTCATGAAATTATGGTGGATCATAAATATCAATGGGATGAAAATGTTATGAATGCAAGTGTTgctggtggtggtggtggtggtggtgagGGAGGTGGTGCGTTAAGCCCCACTGGTAACATGGTGATTTCAATTCAAGTTTTGAGACAAGTTACATATAATTTTCGCAAGGAAAACATTATCGGAAAGGGTGGTTTTGGAACGGTTTACAAAGGGGAATTGCACGACGGGACACAAATTGCAGTGAAAAGGATGCAATCAGGAATAACGGACGAGACAAAACCGAATGAGTTCACATCAGAGATCGCGGTGCTTACAAAAGTTCGACATAAACATTTGGTTGCACTCTTAGGATATTGCTTGGATGGAAATGAAAGACTTTTGGTCTATGAGTACATGCCTCAAGGTGCTCTAAGTAAACACTTATTCAATTGTAAAGAGGAAGGGATAAAACCATTAGAATGGAAGACAAGGCTTAGTATTGCATTGGATGTTGCTAGAGGTGTGGAATATCTTCATGGATTGACCGAACAAATTTTTATCCATAGGGATCTTAAACCATCCAACATTTTACTTGGAGAGGATATGCGGGCTAAAGTATCTGATTTTGGATTGGTTCGACTTGCTCCCGAAGGAAAAGCTTCATTTCAAACTAGACTTGCCGGAACTTTTGGATATATGGCACCAGAGTATGCAG CCATGGGAAGACTAACAACAAAGGCAGATGTATATAGTTTTGGTGTAATTCTCATGGAGATGGTAACAGGAAGGAAAGCGCTTGATGAGAGCCAACCAGAAGAGAACATCCATCTTGTAACATGGTTTCGCCGGATGTTATTGAATAAGGATTCATTTCAAACGATGATTGACAAGACAATTGAAATCGATGAAGAAACATATGAAAGCATCAACACTGTTGCCGAGTTGGCAGGGCATTGTAGTGCTAGGGAGCCTTATCAGCGACCGGATATGAGTCATGTAGTGAATGTGTTATCATCTCTTGTTGAAGTATGGAAACCTATAGTGCAAGAAGTTGATGATGTATATGGGATCAACTTTGATATGACATTACCAGAAGCTCTCCAAAGGTGGCAAGCTTTTGAAGGAAAAAGTACCATAAATTTAACACTTTCTCCTTCATCTTTGCAAACTAGTGGTGACAACACACACTCTACTACATCTCCAAATGTCTCTTCATCAAATCCATAA